A region of the Propionispora hippei DSM 15287 genome:
CAAGCAGTGCCTCGGATTACATTAATGGCTGGACCATCAACGTAGACGGTGGGTTTACTACTACATTATAAAGGAGGTTTTTTCTTTGAAAACTATTGCAGCTGTTAAAATCGGCAGTCTGAAAGATCCCCATGAAGAGACCAGGGGGCGCGTACAGGTACTTGATTTTCCCGAACAGCAAATGGGGGATGAGGATGTCAAAATCAAGGTCGCATATTGTGCAATCTGCGGTTCCGATCCCCACTTAGTGGAAGGCATTTTTGATCTTGAGCCACCTTTCGGTCTCGGACATGAAGTGTCCGGCGTTATTGTAGCTTTGGGGCAACACGCTACCAGGAAAGGCCTTAAGGTGGGTGATCGGGTAGCGGGAAACTTCTTGAAGTTTTGTGGTACCTGTTATTATTGCCTAAATGAACAGGAACAGTTTTGTGAAAATGCGGGGGAATCCAATAGGCCGGGTATGTCGGAATACCTTGTGTGGCATGAATCCCAGGTGTGGAAAATTCCTGACAGTGTCAGTCTGGAAGAAGCCTGCTTGCTGGAGCCGGTGTCTATTGCAGTTAGAATTCTGGACAAAGCAAAGATGAAGATTGGTCAAAGAGTGGCTGTTTCCGGCGGCGGCCCCATTGGTTTATTGACGCTTCAAATGCTCAAGATGTTTGGTGCTACCTCCTTGACGCTCATCGAGCCAATCCGGGAGAGGCAAGAACTGGCGCGGGAATTCGGTGCAGAATACATCATTGATCCTATAGCTGAGGATGTATGTGAGCAGGCTGGAAAAATTACCGACAACCGGGGCTACGACTTGGTAATAGAAGCATCCGGTTCTCCCAAGGCAGCTAATGCAGCGTGTGATATTGCCGCCAGAGGAGGGACCGTTCTCTACATCGCCATGTTCCCCAAAAATTACGAAATGCCCTTTAATCTCTATGATAAATGCTATTTTAACGAGCTTACCGTTTCCGGTATCTATGTGGCTCCCTACGCCTACCCCCGGGCTGCCCAGATGCTCCCCCGAATGAACCTAAAACCTTTCATCCAAAAGATATTTACGATTGACCAGGCTGAAGAAGCATTTGCTGCCCAGGTTAGTGGCAAATATACCAAGATTCTTATCAAATGCAATGATCTTTAATATGCGTCAGGCATAGTGAAGAATAAAAACAAAGGAGATGCCAATTATGTACAACTTGAATATCGACATGGAGCTTGTGCAGGAACTGGAATGTAAGGCAGTAGATATTAGAAAAAAACTTTGCACTTTTATCTATAATATCGGTATGGGTCATTTGGGAGGAGAACTGTCTATTGTTGATATGGCAGTAGCTCTTTATTACAAATATATGAATTTTGACCCTAAAAATCCAAAATGGGAAAAGCGGGATAGGCTGATATTAAGTAAAGGCCACTGCGGGGAAACGTTGTACACTATTTTTTCTGATCTGGGAATGTACAGTATGGAGTACATGGTGGAACATTTTGAGACGCTAAAAACGGCTAAATTCGGCATGCATCCCAATAGAAAATATGTGGAAGG
Encoded here:
- a CDS encoding zinc-dependent alcohol dehydrogenase; its protein translation is MKTIAAVKIGSLKDPHEETRGRVQVLDFPEQQMGDEDVKIKVAYCAICGSDPHLVEGIFDLEPPFGLGHEVSGVIVALGQHATRKGLKVGDRVAGNFLKFCGTCYYCLNEQEQFCENAGESNRPGMSEYLVWHESQVWKIPDSVSLEEACLLEPVSIAVRILDKAKMKIGQRVAVSGGGPIGLLTLQMLKMFGATSLTLIEPIRERQELAREFGAEYIIDPIAEDVCEQAGKITDNRGYDLVIEASGSPKAANAACDIAARGGTVLYIAMFPKNYEMPFNLYDKCYFNELTVSGIYVAPYAYPRAAQMLPRMNLKPFIQKIFTIDQAEEAFAAQVSGKYTKILIKCNDL